Proteins co-encoded in one Pocillopora verrucosa isolate sample1 chromosome 1, ASM3666991v2, whole genome shotgun sequence genomic window:
- the LOC131786312 gene encoding fez family zinc finger protein 1 isoform X2, translating to MPRAFLLKRNFDDGNYFGERKLSSVQYEEEKAASEDYSDVRRSKRPAKIKKEKEVEFFGTFQKKKKSSYPADVRIDGRVNDIGKILRFANGFINNGKKMSGQNAQKSNLQEISCYAGQGILRENEALEEKTNAFAKDFNKNIDSSSDEAKRVSGSALKKSSHVNKANELNDTGAKSRSDKAIHKCNQCGKIFKTKYTLSIHLKMPDHTQSRPFVCNVCGKGFRLSSTLCRHKIIHTEKKPHKCDECGKSFNRSSTLKTHLRTHSDKKAFICDICGKGFHQKGNLRNHIMIHTGEKPFRCNQCNRAFNKMSNLKFHMHTHSDNLPYHCRTCRKRFSKKIDLKEHVEEAH from the exons ATGCCAAGAGCCTTTCTGCTAAAGAGAAATTTCGATGACGGCAATTATTTCGGCGAGAGAAAACTTTCTTCCGTTCAGTACG AGGAGGAGAAAGCCGCTAGTGAGGATTATTCAGATGTCAGGCGAAGCAAGAGACCGgcaaaaataaagaaggaaaaggaagttgAATTTTTCGGTacgtttcaaaagaaaaagaaatcatctTACCCAGCCGATGTCCGAATTGATGGGCGAGTGAATGATATTGGAAAGATTCTAAGGTTTGCAAATGGTTTCATTaataatggaaagaaaatgtCGGGCCAAAATGCTCAAAAAAGCAATCTTCAGGAAATCTCTTGTTATGCCGGGCAAGGAATTCTTCGGGAAAATGAAGCACTGGAGGAGAAAACCAACGCATTCGCCAAAGACTTCAACAAGAACATTGACTCGTCCTCGGACGAAGCCAAGCGGGTGTCGGGTTCAGCGCTCAAAAAAAGTTCCCATGTGAATAAAGCAAATGAACTAAATGATACAGGCGCTAAGAGTCGCTCAGACAAGGCCATCCATAAATGCAATCAGTGTGGCAAAATTTTTAAGACCAAATACACCTTGTCCATTCACTTAAAAATGCCAGATCATACTCAGAGTCGGCCATTTGTTTGCAACGTTTGCGGAAAAGGTTTCCGTCTGTCCAGCACCTTGTGCAGGCACAAGATCATTCACACAGAGAAAAAACCGCATAAATGCGATGAGTGTGGAAAGAGTTTTAACCGCTCTTCCACACTTAAGACTCATCTCCGAACACACAGCGACAAGAAAGCCTTCATCTGCGACATTTGCGGGAAAGGATTTCATCAAAAGGGAAATTTGCGAAACCATATTATGATTCACACGGGAGAGAAGCCATTTCGATGCAACCAGTGTAATCGCGCTTTCAACAAGATGTCTAATCTAAAGTTTCATATGCATACCCATTCTGACAACTTGCCTTACCACTGTCGAACCTGTAGAAAGCGATTTTCAAAAAAGATTGATTTAAAAGAGCACGTTGAAGAAGCTCACTAA
- the LOC131786312 gene encoding fez family zinc finger protein 1 isoform X1 — MYTRATLPSSDINVENGSKIDRRRLEISSSTMEKEEEKAASEDYSDVRRSKRPAKIKKEKEVEFFGTFQKKKKSSYPADVRIDGRVNDIGKILRFANGFINNGKKMSGQNAQKSNLQEISCYAGQGILRENEALEEKTNAFAKDFNKNIDSSSDEAKRVSGSALKKSSHVNKANELNDTGAKSRSDKAIHKCNQCGKIFKTKYTLSIHLKMPDHTQSRPFVCNVCGKGFRLSSTLCRHKIIHTEKKPHKCDECGKSFNRSSTLKTHLRTHSDKKAFICDICGKGFHQKGNLRNHIMIHTGEKPFRCNQCNRAFNKMSNLKFHMHTHSDNLPYHCRTCRKRFSKKIDLKEHVEEAH, encoded by the exons ATGTATACGAGAGCCACTCTCCCAAGCAGCGACATTAACGTGGAAAATGGGTCGAAGATAGATAGAAGACGTTTAGAAATATCATCTTCTACGATGGAAAAAG AGGAGGAGAAAGCCGCTAGTGAGGATTATTCAGATGTCAGGCGAAGCAAGAGACCGgcaaaaataaagaaggaaaaggaagttgAATTTTTCGGTacgtttcaaaagaaaaagaaatcatctTACCCAGCCGATGTCCGAATTGATGGGCGAGTGAATGATATTGGAAAGATTCTAAGGTTTGCAAATGGTTTCATTaataatggaaagaaaatgtCGGGCCAAAATGCTCAAAAAAGCAATCTTCAGGAAATCTCTTGTTATGCCGGGCAAGGAATTCTTCGGGAAAATGAAGCACTGGAGGAGAAAACCAACGCATTCGCCAAAGACTTCAACAAGAACATTGACTCGTCCTCGGACGAAGCCAAGCGGGTGTCGGGTTCAGCGCTCAAAAAAAGTTCCCATGTGAATAAAGCAAATGAACTAAATGATACAGGCGCTAAGAGTCGCTCAGACAAGGCCATCCATAAATGCAATCAGTGTGGCAAAATTTTTAAGACCAAATACACCTTGTCCATTCACTTAAAAATGCCAGATCATACTCAGAGTCGGCCATTTGTTTGCAACGTTTGCGGAAAAGGTTTCCGTCTGTCCAGCACCTTGTGCAGGCACAAGATCATTCACACAGAGAAAAAACCGCATAAATGCGATGAGTGTGGAAAGAGTTTTAACCGCTCTTCCACACTTAAGACTCATCTCCGAACACACAGCGACAAGAAAGCCTTCATCTGCGACATTTGCGGGAAAGGATTTCATCAAAAGGGAAATTTGCGAAACCATATTATGATTCACACGGGAGAGAAGCCATTTCGATGCAACCAGTGTAATCGCGCTTTCAACAAGATGTCTAATCTAAAGTTTCATATGCATACCCATTCTGACAACTTGCCTTACCACTGTCGAACCTGTAGAAAGCGATTTTCAAAAAAGATTGATTTAAAAGAGCACGTTGAAGAAGCTCACTAA